A window of Gossypium raimondii isolate GPD5lz chromosome 7, ASM2569854v1, whole genome shotgun sequence genomic DNA:
gaagaaataaaaattctacaacaaaaaaagaaaagaaaaatgaaaacctaaACTAAGAAAAGAAGAGTAAATATTGTCTAATGTCTAACCTAAGCTAGCCACCCAAATAGTTGACATAAGATGGTATTTGTAGGCAAAAAGTATTTAACCTAGCATTGACAATTATGCCCTTAAATGAAAAGTGACTTAAGATTACTTGAACACAAAATTGTCCCTGCATTTTTTCACCCGTTAGGCTTCAGTTTCAACAATAGGCTACTCTAGGTTGAGTTTTGATAAAGTTCAATTTCCTCGAGGTGGTGGGAGGGTCAGTGTCGCAACACACAAGCTTCTGTGTTGACCTCGACCATAGTAGAAGTCCTTTTTAATGTTTGGCGTCAATCGCCTCCATACACAAGCTCAAATCAACCATTAGACTTCCAATGAcataattttgtcaatttgggtctcaaaagTAAAAGAAACGCAATAAGACGAACTTCTAATGTAATATCTAATAAGTAACAAAAAACAGCAAAAAGCTTCATAAAACACTTGAGAACAAGCTTTTTAAGTGTCAAAAGAACTTAATTTGATGCACAGAAAAACGAAAGATCATTGATCCATCATATCGGTTGTCATCTCGTCGCTTGGAGCTCACtaacaaaacttaaaaaaaaaaactaatgactaaaatgaaaacttttaaatagttcaatgatcactttgtaacattttgaaattgagtgacaaaaacgtaaatttactaataatttagcgGCCTTGAATATAGTttaccttttaatttaaaaagtgaaaaacaaATCGACAATATTCACTATTCAAGTAAAAAGccttttaattacttttttggGAAATAATCAAACGAAAATTTGAAGGCATACTACGTCGTTTATTAACGAAGAATCCTTATAAAAACTTAATACGCGCTTTCCCTTTTCAAATCATATCCTTTTACCGACTTTATTTTTAGTGGGCGGTTTTAAGTTTTAACCatctattaaatatatataccaacATAAAGTAAAAAACTTTGGAAAAAATCTCAACTCCAGAACCCAAAATCTCATCTTTCCATTAGAGCGCAGCTCTCATTCCTCTCGATTTTCTTTCACTTTGTTCGCCTCTTCGATTATCAATTCCGCTCTCAGGTAAGAACCCCAATTTTGTTTTTTCAGAAGAAAAAACCCTAAATGTATGTctacttttctaatttttttaatatgaaacccTAACTATTTTCTTTCAGATTCTTGAAGCAAGCGAAGTTCAATTCTCCTCCCTACATCAGAAGAAAACTCTGATTCCCCAAAATTAGGGTAATCTCAATCCCTAAAAGATGCCGGCCACCGCAGGGAGGGTTCGAATGCCCGCGAACAACCGGGTGCATAGTAGCGCCGCCTTGCAAACCCACGGGATTTGGCAAAGTGCAATCGGGTATGACCCTTATGCTCCTAATAAAGAtgattcaaaaaattcatcGAGTCAGATGACTGCCGCTGCTGAACCCGATGGTGAAAACGCATACGCTAGCTTTCAAGGGCTTCTAGCCCTTGCCCGGATCACGGGTTCGAATGCAGATGAGGCTCGTGGAGCTTGTAAGAAGTGTGGGCGTGTTGGTCACCTTACTTTTCAGTGCAAGAATTTCGTGAGTTTGAAGGAGAGTAAGGAGAAAGACCCTGAAGCGATCCAGGCTGCGGTTTTGAATGGACTTGATAAGTTGAAAGGAGGGAAACTGAATGGGAAAAAGGAGATGGAGAGTGAAGAAGAGGAGGACGAGGAGAGTGAGAGTTCGGACTCTGATGTGGATTCGGATATTGAGAGGATTATTGCTGAAAGATCTGGGAAGAAGGTTTCTAGGAAAGGGAAGAAATcatcaaagaagaagaagatgagtGATGAGGATGATAGCTCTGAATCCGATTATGgggagagaaagaaaaagagagggaGGTCAAAGAAAAGGAGTAGTAGGAAGAGAGGAATTAGTGATTCTGATGATGAGGATGAAGGTAGGAGGAAGAggaggaaagaaaagagaaagaagagggATGATTCTTCGGACGAGGATGATGATCATCATCGTCGTCATAGGAAAAGAAAGAGTAGGAAGGAGAAGAGGAGAAGGAGAAGTCATAGGCATTCTGATGATTCTGAATCATCGGATGTGTCTGATGATCCTGGTAAACGACATAGGAGGAAGAGCCAAAGGCATGAATCCCTCTCTGGTTCTGATGTTAGTGGTTCGGATGATTCTCGGGTTGGAAGGGGTGCAAAGAGGTCTGAGAAGAGGAGCAGGAAACGCCATCACGAAGATGATGAGTAGAGGCTTGTTAGCTAAGGTAACGCTTGTTCATATACCCTTGTTTAATGTAATCATATTCGGATCAAGCTGTAGATGGTTTGTCTGCTATTATTATTCCTGCACTATGCTTATGTATAAGATTCTGTAGTTAACATATTTTAAGTCGCATTCGGAACTTACATCTAGTTTTGCCAGAGGCTTTTCCTTCTGTTCCAAGTGATTGGCTTTTGGTTTAGGAAGAACTCGATAATGGCTTTTGGGATTTTTGCAGGAATGATTTCACGGTTGCTCATCAATTTTGGTATGGTTCTGTTCTATTTTAACACTAAAAAGAATATGCATGTCAAACAAGAGATGAAGAAAAAACAGAGTGGACTGAGGCTTTACTACATTTACTGGTATCAAACAATAAATGCAAGTTTTAGTTTggaagatctttaaatcagggGTGTGAGCTACCCCTTGCAAGATATTGAATTACTAAGGTTTTTTCATCTCAGTCTTGAATAACCTCCAAATTCATCTTTGTATTGGCTTTGGAGACATCAATCTCCTCTCACATCTCTAGATACTTGTAGAGCTACCTACTTCTATTGTAATTTTACCTAATGTTTGGAAACCTCTCTTCTTCCTTTTGTTTGATATAATTCTTTAAGAAATCTATAAGATCAACATGTTAGCTTTTGTTACTCGTCGTTTTGCTTTTTAGATCCTATCTAAGCATCTTTCTAGAAAGAGATATGTGCCAAATGGGATTCAACTTCTGACATTCTGCAGTCGTCGGTTTTGCAGGGATTTAGAAGAGTGGATATGATGTTTGTGCTAGAAGAAGTTGATGTCTTGGAGGAGAAGATCATATAAGTTCTGTTATGGTGTGAAAGATCGCCAACATGTAGTACTCTTctttagagagaaaaaaaaaggtattaAAGAATTCGCAGAGGTACTTTATGTCTTGTGTTGAATTGCCCTGTGAATAAAGGTGAGGTGTTCAATCTCACATGTTGGGCATCAGATACTAATGTATAAGATTGTGATGGACAATGTTTGTTCTTTGAAGTTGTTTCTATTAAATGTGGCCatctttttccatctttttccatcTTTGTGTAGAAAAGAGACAATCAGGCagcattttttttacttcaaataatGAGTTTCTTTTTGTATATTACATGGAGGATTCGATCCGCAAGGACTATGATTGGGAATTGTTTGATCATCTTTCTTCGAGTAAGAGGCGAAACATAATCAACTTGAACTCGGGACAGCTATTCAAAATCTTAGTGAAAGACTGGATTTGTTATCTCATGTTTGTTTTTCGTGAAAAAATACTAATTGAGGGGTGCAGGGTTTCTTCAAACAACAAGGAGTTGGGTCAACTATTCAATCAAATGATATTGAGCATGTTTTCCATCTCTTCTAGAGAGGCAAGTGGGctatttctttgcaaaattgTGCTCAATTTCATATGTGGCAATTCCGCCAAGATCTCTTCCTTAGTTGGGGAAGGATCTACACGAATCGGATTTTTTGAGGAACATATTGAGAGAATTGGATTTGGTTAGACAATGTATGGTTGGTAAATAGGGATCGATTTTTTTAGCAAGGAAAATCctagatttttaaattgagaGAGATCAAGAATTCTCACTATTTCTTAGATTCATGGACTCAATTTAATTCAGTGGTATATTTCATTCACATTTTTTTCCACCAACAATGTTTTATAAAACTCTTAGACCCTCGAATTAGGAGTATCTTATTTTCACGCAATTCACAGGGTTCGACAAGCAATCGGTATTTCACGATCAAGGGTGTAGTACTATTTGTAGTAGCGGTCtttatatattgtattaacAATGGAAATATGGTCGAAAGAAAAAATCTCTATTTGACAAGGTTTCTTCCTATACCTATGAATTCCATTGGACCTAGAAATGATACATTGGAAGAATCTTTTGGATCTTCCAATATTAATAGGTTGATTGTTTCGCTCTTATAtcttccaaaaataaaaaagatatctGAGAGCTGTTTCCTGAATCCAAAAGAGAGTACTTGAATTCTCCCAATAACTAAAAAGTGTATCAACAATTAACAACATATGCCAAAATAAGTAACCAAATAAAGGTTTGTTTTGGTTGGCTAAGTGGGAATTGTCGCTCAACAAAATTACTAGTGTTGGTGAAGTGCAGAGGTAGTCTTGAATCTTAATCGTGGATCATATggtcaaaaatatcaaaaaattacaaagggGTTTTCTTGTAGGCAACCATGAACCATACAAACGAACCAATCCCATTGTAGCAATATAATCACGCATACCAATTCAATTAGGGGTGAACGTTCAATCGAATTAGGAAAAAtgaaattcgaatcgaatcgagtgaaattttcgagttaaattaaaattttaaacatgtcaaataaaaatattattacattatgATTAATTctatgttagagcacataaatttaaaaccattgagtatgataaattttaatcattaattaggtttcaaaattattattttagaaaagttttaaaattttaactttttatatattttagaatattttataatttttatttttataaatattttgaattttaaaatcattttaaaattttgaaaattattttgaattattttgtaatttttgttaagagatatcaatttgtttattttcaaagttgacaaagaccaaaagggtatttacactaatctgttattcgaattattcgaagtGTGAAATTCAACTGGACTCAAACTTGAAGCTCAAatcgagttgactcgaataattcgaataactcaattcgattaactagaaatttgaaattcttttcaatttttcaaatcgaattgAGTTTTGTTAACCCCTAATTCCAGCTACAACTAGGCTGCATGCAAGCACAGAATGcgttaaatttagttttcaatatttatatgtatttttattttggttttaattttaaaaaattaaataattcaacctcaatatttatatatttttaaacatatgttgtaatttgttaaattagaatgaaattgataaaatatataaagattaagggctaatttattaatttcaaaattgagagaaatggGAGAGTATTTTTACGGAAATAAAAATATCTGAGGCGGAGGCTACGGTTGTTAGTTGATGGCATTTCGGGATACGCATTCAAGCAAAAACCATattcactttcaaaatgcatcgtCTAGAAAACACAGTTTCTTAATTTGAGTATAACAAGAAGCAGAGCAAATGCCATCAACTAGGTTTTTAGGTTCATTGTCAACACCAAGGGTTGATATTACAATTGACACTGGCAATCTTTTCTTCAATCACGCTCTAGAGGGTTTCTTGAAGATTGGATCTGTAACTtaatctttccttttcctttttccttttgttttcgTAACTTTCCATGGAAATTTCCATCATGTACCACatggcttctttttttttcaggtTGCAGCTACGAGGTCAATTGCAGAAGATTCATTTAAAGCTATCAATGGAGGTTATTTCAACTCCcccactttctttttctttcaccCAAATTCCCTTTTCTAGAGTAATTAAGCTGCCATGTTTGTGCAGGGAAGCTATCAAAACACTGTTTGGAGCGCTCTGTAAGTAATTCCTTTCCTGTTCTTAGCTACATTTTAAAGGATGCTTAGGATCTCCACCTGTTACTGTACCATCAAGTATAGCATAATTATAGGCCATAAGACAAGTAATGTTTGCAGTGAGGAATGGTactactttttattattataaaagttgTAACTGCACCTGAATTTGACATAATCTTTCTCCTATTGAGAAATGTTGTTGCAGCTCAAGAAGATGTGTAAAGAGGGTGCTTACTGGGGTAAGTATGCGACATTACAATATGAAAACTTCCCATTATTGTAGCTTTCTTTTTTGCAAACttgaataatatttataaaattcttttgttgCACGTTAGGAAGTGTAGCTGGAGTATATGTGGGAATGGAGTATGGGGTAGGGAGGATCCGAGGCACTTGGGACTGGGTATGTTCACCACGCTACAGTTAAGGGGAAAAATGTTACTGCTATTAAAAAGATTCTACATCCATTTTACTCATAATCTTGATATTTAGTGATTCAAAGTTTTGTCACATCGTGTTACAGAAGAATGCCATGATCGGAGGTGCCCTAACAGGAGCTCTTGTCTCTGCGGCGACCAACAATAACAAAGACCAGATCGTGTCGGATGCACTTACAGGAGGTGCTGTTGCAACTGCCTCAGTGCTCCTTAATTATCTCACATGAAAACAGCAAACTCAACTTCCTTATATCGTTGCATATTGCTATGTAGTgtgatccctttttttttcctctttggTTGATTTAACTGGTTGTAAGAAAACAAGGTTGCAATGATTAAAATAACAGGATGGCTTCAACCAGAGTTTCTTAACCATCTTACTTGGGTACAGAGTTTGAGCAGTGCAAGTATAGGAAGAGGTTCAATTGATTTGCATGTTCATAATAAATTTCCTAAGATAAATGACCTTCCAAATAAGCAGAAGAAATTTGTCCAGAATTTACTTTCCAAAATGACATTATAATTGGACTAAATATACAAA
This region includes:
- the LOC105791378 gene encoding outer envelope pore protein 16, chloroplastic isoform X1, which produces MPSTRFLGSLSTPRVDITIDTGNLFFNHALEGFLKIGSVAATRSIAEDSFKAINGGKLSKHCLERSLKKMCKEGAYWGSVAGVYVGMEYGVGRIRGTWDWKNAMIGGALTGALVSAATNNNKDQIVSDALTGGAVATASVLLNYLT
- the LOC105791363 gene encoding CAX-interacting protein 4, producing the protein MPATAGRVRMPANNRVHSSAALQTHGIWQSAIGYDPYAPNKDDSKNSSSQMTAAAEPDGENAYASFQGLLALARITGSNADEARGACKKCGRVGHLTFQCKNFVSLKESKEKDPEAIQAAVLNGLDKLKGGKLNGKKEMESEEEEDEESESSDSDVDSDIERIIAERSGKKVSRKGKKSSKKKKMSDEDDSSESDYGERKKKRGRSKKRSSRKRGISDSDDEDEGRRKRRKEKRKKRDDSSDEDDDHHRRHRKRKSRKEKRRRRSHRHSDDSESSDVSDDPGKRHRRKSQRHESLSGSDVSGSDDSRVGRGAKRSEKRSRKRHHEDDE
- the LOC105791378 gene encoding outer envelope pore protein 16, chloroplastic isoform X2, translating into MPSTRFLGSLSTPRVDITIDTGNLFFNHALEGFLKIGSVAATRSIAEDSFKAINGGKLSKHCLERSLKKMCKEGAYWGSVAGVYVGMEYGVGRIRGTWDWVCSPRYKECHDRRCPNRSSCLCGDQQ